The proteins below come from a single Chryseobacterium capnotolerans genomic window:
- a CDS encoding group III truncated hemoglobin: MKKLESREDIEHLVNSFYAKVVKDEIISFFFNDIAKVDWDKHLPKMYSFWESILFGQMTYKGNPMGVHFPINEIQAMEQKHFDRWLELWRTTIEENFVGENADMAIYKSENIAKLMAFKMDLARRL; the protein is encoded by the coding sequence ATGAAAAAGCTTGAATCAAGAGAGGACATTGAGCACCTGGTAAATTCATTTTATGCTAAAGTAGTAAAGGATGAAATCATTAGTTTCTTCTTCAATGATATTGCAAAAGTAGACTGGGATAAGCACCTTCCAAAAATGTATTCATTTTGGGAGTCTATTCTTTTTGGCCAGATGACCTATAAGGGAAATCCTATGGGTGTCCATTTTCCAATCAATGAAATACAGGCTATGGAGCAAAAACACTTCGACAGATGGCTGGAGCTGTGGAGAACTACCATTGAGGAGAATTTTGTAGGTGAAAACGCTGACATGGCCATCTACAAATCCGAGAATATTGCTAAACTGATGGCTTTTAAAATGGACTTAGCAAGAAGACTTTAA
- a CDS encoding DUF6122 family protein, protein MAPSEIALLKTCTHYFLHFVFPVFIALVFYLKNWKKVYLILLATMLVDLDHLFANPIFDPSRESIGFHFLHSYYAIAVYFLLLFFKGNVRIVAIGLLFHMLTDYQDFNFWPH, encoded by the coding sequence ATGGCTCCATCAGAAATTGCATTGCTCAAAACATGCACGCATTATTTTTTACATTTTGTGTTTCCGGTGTTTATAGCACTGGTGTTTTATCTCAAAAACTGGAAGAAGGTATATCTTATTTTATTGGCTACAATGCTGGTAGATCTGGATCATCTTTTTGCCAATCCTATTTTTGATCCATCAAGAGAAAGCATTGGTTTTCATTTTTTGCATTCTTATTATGCCATTGCGGTGTATTTTTTGCTGTTATTTTTTAAAGGAAACGTCAGAATTGTTGCCATTGGGTTGTTGTTTCACATGTTGACAGATTATCAGGACTTTAACTTCTGGCCACATTAA
- a CDS encoding calcium:proton antiporter — protein sequence MRLKELLHYTYIFPVLAVGYYFSGLMGNGVIYDIIAGILLIGSVLSAVHHAEMVAHKVGEPFGTIILALCITIIEVALIISLMVAGGDQAITLARDTVFAAVMLILNGILGICILVGGVKYHEQFFARTSATTYLVSTVSILILTLVLPNFTSSVNGPFYNQAQLIFVSIACLVIYGVFLMVQTVRHRSYFIVPDEHPEEHYIPTLTKTLISFGFLVVCLVIVVLMAKGLSDTIEGMVQSVGAPKSLVGVIIAAVVLLPEGVAAIRAARANQIQSSLNLALGSALASIGLTIPAVSVVCIMYDIPLVLGLDKKDIILLSLSVFIVMLSLSRGKTNILYGTVLLVNLAAYIFTVIVP from the coding sequence ATGAGACTTAAAGAACTTTTACATTACACCTATATTTTTCCTGTTCTTGCGGTAGGTTACTACTTTTCCGGACTGATGGGAAATGGCGTTATTTATGATATTATTGCAGGTATTTTACTTATTGGAAGTGTTTTATCTGCAGTTCACCATGCAGAAATGGTAGCTCATAAAGTAGGGGAGCCTTTCGGAACAATTATCCTTGCCCTTTGTATCACCATTATTGAAGTTGCGCTTATCATCTCACTGATGGTTGCCGGCGGAGATCAGGCGATCACGCTGGCCAGAGATACCGTTTTTGCCGCTGTTATGCTTATTCTTAATGGTATTTTGGGAATCTGTATATTGGTGGGCGGCGTTAAATATCATGAACAATTCTTTGCCAGAACTTCTGCTACCACTTATTTGGTGAGTACAGTTTCAATTCTTATTCTTACCCTGGTTCTTCCTAATTTTACATCAAGCGTCAATGGACCATTCTACAACCAGGCACAGCTTATCTTTGTATCTATTGCCTGTCTGGTCATCTATGGTGTTTTCCTGATGGTACAGACGGTAAGACACAGAAGTTATTTTATAGTTCCTGATGAACATCCTGAAGAACATTATATTCCTACATTAACTAAAACACTGATCAGTTTTGGCTTTTTAGTTGTTTGTTTGGTCATCGTTGTTTTAATGGCAAAAGGACTTTCTGATACCATTGAAGGGATGGTGCAGAGTGTAGGGGCTCCTAAATCTTTAGTAGGAGTAATTATTGCTGCGGTAGTTCTTCTTCCCGAAGGTGTTGCTGCAATACGTGCTGCAAGAGCCAATCAAATCCAATCCAGTTTAAATCTGGCATTAGGTTCAGCACTGGCAAGTATCGGATTGACGATTCCTGCAGTTTCGGTGGTGTGTATTATGTATGATATCCCATTGGTATTGGGATTAGATAAGAAGGACATTATTCTGCTTTCCCTATCTGTATTTATTGTAATGCTTTCTCTAAGTCGGGGAAAAACAAATATCCTTTATGGTACAGTTTTATTGGTAAACCTGGCAGCCTATATCTTTACAGTGATTGTGCCTTAA